One genomic segment of Longimicrobium sp. includes these proteins:
- a CDS encoding TonB-dependent receptor plug domain-containing protein, translated as MTTTRTWLSGLLLLAGVTVCGTGAAAQSTAPAAPASPAQTTDTSARGAAPAADAAQGRRSEDTRPKRSRRFSTRLEEAEIAELAVAHTDAYSLLASVRPNWLRTRGVGSMTRPEQVQVYRDGIRAGGPASLRQIPSNSILSIEYLDGNQATARFGTDHGNGAILVRSK; from the coding sequence ATGACGACGACTCGGACGTGGCTGAGCGGGCTGCTCCTGCTGGCGGGCGTCACCGTGTGCGGCACGGGCGCCGCGGCGCAGTCCACGGCGCCGGCGGCACCGGCCTCCCCGGCGCAGACCACCGACACCTCGGCGCGCGGCGCCGCCCCCGCGGCCGACGCGGCGCAGGGCCGGCGCTCCGAGGACACGCGCCCGAAGCGGAGCCGCCGCTTCAGCACCCGACTGGAGGAGGCGGAGATCGCGGAGCTGGCCGTGGCGCACACCGACGCCTACTCGCTGCTCGCCTCGGTCCGGCCCAACTGGCTGCGCACGCGCGGGGTGGGCTCGATGACCCGCCCGGAGCAGGTGCAGGTGTACCGCGACGGCATCCGCGCCGGCGGGCCGGCCTCGCTGCGGCAGATCCCCAGCAACAGCATCCTGAGCATCGAGTACCTGGACGGCAACCAGGCCACGGCGCGCTTCGGCACCGACCACGGCAACGGCGCCATCCTCGTCCGCTCGAAGTAG